Proteins encoded in a region of the Larimichthys crocea isolate SSNF chromosome XVI, L_crocea_2.0, whole genome shotgun sequence genome:
- the arhgap17a gene encoding rho GTPase-activating protein 17a isoform X5: MELDLISHRHCRHTVVLVYGDNVNSSDKIANKSSQEIERRMELVRVVSHNTHKRMVSCLQGHIGADAEKRHSVPRLYTGNGQKKLPLTSLSQAMVEGGNQLGEDSLIGKMMEVCGDAENRLASELMLHELQIEKDVLDPLSQLAEVDIPNILKQRKQLAKLVLDYDSARARWLQATKSIISGTNTQALTAKADLLKEEMDESMNKVELCKDQLAADMYSFFSKEGDYACYFVTLLEAQADYHRKSLTVLENVLPTIQAQQDSWTEKPAFGTGLDEHLKRSGREIALPLEACVMMLLETGMKEEGLFRIAAGASKLKKLKAALDCSTSQLEEFYSDPHAVAGALKSYLRELPEPLMSYQLYDEWIQASSVSDPDKRLQALWVVCDKLPKNNKTNLRYLVKFLSKLAQDSEVNKMTPSNIAIVLGPNLMWAKTEGSLAEMAAATSVHVVAIVEPIIQHADWFFPEDVEFNVSGMFAMPTPASNHNNHLDYDCATIERKRPVSMVGPDNDMTRKDNNPKLRDSTPAQTPLLQRNGSAGGGQAAGQLGTGTPGAGSMGPSPHMMRRGTKKQAPAPPKPTNPPPSQPCNSLNQTSSSGSSQSLSPTPRPLSSHSPTSPTSPTSQPCATPRRHSSNQPPIQAPSHPPPEPPTQASPPPQQASLGQSGGDQRSADPSPPGTPSPPDTPPPSNNTQDAVAPPSPSPYQSGSLPRPRPVPKPRNRPSVPPPPQPTTPASDTNGICATAYKMMDPAMSFKGLSRALVPELAVDQQPATASSSSSSSFLPPPRDCDLDTESTVL; the protein is encoded by the exons ATGGAACTGGACCTCATCAGCCATCGACATTGCAGACACACGGTTGTGTTGGTTTATGGAGACAACGTTAACAGTTCTGACAAGATTGCAAACAAGTCAAGTCAAgag ATTGAGCGGCGCATGGAGCTGGTGCGTGTGGTgtcccacaacacacacaagaggaTGGTGTCATGTCTACAGGGACACATCGGTGCAGATGCAGAGAAGAGACAT TCCGTACCACGCCTCTATACAGGAAACGGTCAG AAAAAACTTCCCCTGACTTCCCTATCCCAGGCGATGGTGGAAGGCGGAAACCAGTTGGGAGAAGACTCCTTGATAGG GAAGATGATGGAAGTGTGCGGCGACGCTGAGAACCGTCTGGCATCAGAACTGATGCTACATGAGCTGCAGATAGAGAAGGACGTTCTGGATCCCCTCAGCCAGCTAGCAGAG GTGGACATTCCTAACATCCTGAAGCAGAGGAAACAGCTGGCCAAATTGGTGCTGGACTATGATTCTGCCAGAGCAAG ATGGTTGCAGGCAACCAAGTCAATAATCTCAGGAACAAACACTCAAGCACTGACGGCCAAGGCTGACCTACTCaaggaggagatggatgagTCCATGAACAAAGTGGAGCTTTGCAAG GATCAACTCGCTGCAGATATGTACAGTTTTTTCTCAAAAGAAGGGGACTATGCCTGCTACTTCGTAACA ctcttAGAAGCTCAAGCTGATTACCACAGAAAGTCTCTCACTGTTCTGGAGAATGTCTTGCCAACCATCCAGGCACAGCAAG ACTCGTGGACAGAGAAGCCTGCATTTGGCACCGGGCTGGACGAACACCTGAAGAGGAGCGGGAGGGAGATCGCCCTGCCGTTAGAGGCCTGTGTCATGATGCTTCTAGAGACCGGCATGAAGGAAGAG GGTCTATTCAGAATCGCAGCCGGGGCATCCAAGCTAAAGAAGCTAAAGGCAGCGTTGGACTGTTCCACGTCGCAACTGGAGGAGTTCTACTCCGACCCCCACGCTGTTGCGG GAGCACTGAAGTCGTACCTGAGGGAACTCCCTGAACCTCTAATGTCTTATCAGCTTTACGATGAATGGATCCAAGCATCCAG TGTGTCAGATCCCGACAAGAGGCTGCAGGCTCTCTGGGTTGTATGTGATAAGCTACCAAAGAACAATAAAACCAACCTGAG GTATCTGGTGAAGTTTCTATCCAAACTGGCTCAGGACAGCGAGGTGAACAAAATGACGCCTAGCAACATCGCCATCGTCCTGGGACCCAATCTGATGTGGGCCAAGACTGAGGG GAGTCTGGCTGAGATGGCTGCAGCTACCTCTGTGCACGTGGTGGCCATCGTGGAGCCCATCATCCAGCATGCTGACTGGTTCTTTCCAGAGG ATGTGGAGTTCAACGTGTCCGGCATGTTTGCGATGCCAACGCCTGCATCCAACCACAACAATCACCTTGACTACGACTGTGCCACCATTGAGAGGAAGAGGCCTGTCAGTATGGTGGGACCAGACAACGACATGACGCGCAAAGACAA CAACCCAAAGCTACGTGACTCCACACCTGCCCAgactcctctgctgcagaggaacgGCTCTGCTGGAGGAGGCCAGGCTGCAGGCCAGCTGGGCACCGGAACTCCAGGGGCTGGATCCATGGGGCCCAGTCCACATATGATGCGTAGAG GTACCAAGAAGCAGGCCCCCGCCCCTCCCAAACCGACAAACCCTCCACCCAGCCAGCCCTGTAATTCACTGAACCAAACCTCCTCCTCAGGCTCATCCCAGTCCCTCAGTCCTACCCCCAGACCCCTGTCCAGCCACTCGCCCACCTCGCCCACTTCTCCCACCTCGCAGCCGTGTGCCACGCCCAGACGCCACTCCAGTAACCAGCCCCCCATCCAGGCGCCCAGCCATCCACCCCCAGAACCTCCGACGCAGGCCAGCCCTCCACCGCAGCAGGCGTCGCTCGGCCAGTCCGGCGGGGACCAGCGGAGCGCCGACCCCTCACCTCCGGGCACCCCGTCCCCTCCTGACACCCCTCCGCCCTCCAACAACACCCAGGATGCAGTCGCCCCTCCGTCCCCGTCCCCCTACCAGTCGGGCTCCCTCCCCCGGCCGCGACCCGTCCCCAAACCCCGGAACAGACCGAGCGTCCCGCCACCACCCCAGCCCACCACACCGGCCAGTGACACCAACGGGATCTGTGCCACTGCTTACAAGATGATGG
- the arhgap17a gene encoding rho GTPase-activating protein 17a isoform X4: MKKQFNRMKQLANQTVGRAEKTEVLSDDLLQIERRMELVRVVSHNTHKRMVSCLQGHIGADAEKRHKKLPLTSLSQAMVEGGNQLGEDSLIGKMMEVCGDAENRLASELMLHELQIEKDVLDPLSQLAEVDIPNILKQRKQLAKLVLDYDSARARWLQATKSIISGTNTQALTAKADLLKEEMDESMNKVELCKDQLAADMYSFFSKEGDYACYFVTLLEAQADYHRKSLTVLENVLPTIQAQQDSWTEKPAFGTGLDEHLKRSGREIALPLEACVMMLLETGMKEEGLFRIAAGASKLKKLKAALDCSTSQLEEFYSDPHAVAGALKSYLRELPEPLMSYQLYDEWIQASSVSDPDKRLQALWVVCDKLPKNNKTNLRYLVKFLSKLAQDSEVNKMTPSNIAIVLGPNLMWAKTEGSLAEMAAATSVHVVAIVEPIIQHADWFFPEDVEFNVSGMFAMPTPASNHNNHLDYDCATIERKRPVSMVGPDNDMTRKDNTPNKHSDHTLRRGSNTLGRKQHTSPAFQPPLPPVEAPGQGHGAGQVPQPSAEPQPQPQPQAPSGGSGTDTSQHSLAQNLAALAAAQQLLAQHTEELSNPKLRDSTPAQTPLLQRNGSAGGGQAAGQLGTGTPGAGSMGPSPHMMRRGTKKQAPAPPKPTNPPPSQPCNSLNQTSSSGSSQSLSPTPRPLSSHSPTSPTSPTSQPCATPRRHSSNQPPIQAPSHPPPEPPTQASPPPQQASLGQSGGDQRSADPSPPGTPSPPDTPPPSNNTQDAVAPPSPSPYQSGSLPRPRPVPKPRNRPSVPPPPQPTTPASDTNGICATAYKMMDPAMSFKGLSRALVPELAVDQQPATASSSSSSSFLPPPRDCDLDTESTVL, translated from the exons ATGAAGAAGCAGTTCAATCGCATGAAACAGCTCGCCAATCAAACAGTTGGCAG AGCGGAGAAAACAGAAGTCCTCAGCGATGACCTCCTACAG ATTGAGCGGCGCATGGAGCTGGTGCGTGTGGTgtcccacaacacacacaagaggaTGGTGTCATGTCTACAGGGACACATCGGTGCAGATGCAGAGAAGAGACAT AAAAAACTTCCCCTGACTTCCCTATCCCAGGCGATGGTGGAAGGCGGAAACCAGTTGGGAGAAGACTCCTTGATAGG GAAGATGATGGAAGTGTGCGGCGACGCTGAGAACCGTCTGGCATCAGAACTGATGCTACATGAGCTGCAGATAGAGAAGGACGTTCTGGATCCCCTCAGCCAGCTAGCAGAG GTGGACATTCCTAACATCCTGAAGCAGAGGAAACAGCTGGCCAAATTGGTGCTGGACTATGATTCTGCCAGAGCAAG ATGGTTGCAGGCAACCAAGTCAATAATCTCAGGAACAAACACTCAAGCACTGACGGCCAAGGCTGACCTACTCaaggaggagatggatgagTCCATGAACAAAGTGGAGCTTTGCAAG GATCAACTCGCTGCAGATATGTACAGTTTTTTCTCAAAAGAAGGGGACTATGCCTGCTACTTCGTAACA ctcttAGAAGCTCAAGCTGATTACCACAGAAAGTCTCTCACTGTTCTGGAGAATGTCTTGCCAACCATCCAGGCACAGCAAG ACTCGTGGACAGAGAAGCCTGCATTTGGCACCGGGCTGGACGAACACCTGAAGAGGAGCGGGAGGGAGATCGCCCTGCCGTTAGAGGCCTGTGTCATGATGCTTCTAGAGACCGGCATGAAGGAAGAG GGTCTATTCAGAATCGCAGCCGGGGCATCCAAGCTAAAGAAGCTAAAGGCAGCGTTGGACTGTTCCACGTCGCAACTGGAGGAGTTCTACTCCGACCCCCACGCTGTTGCGG GAGCACTGAAGTCGTACCTGAGGGAACTCCCTGAACCTCTAATGTCTTATCAGCTTTACGATGAATGGATCCAAGCATCCAG TGTGTCAGATCCCGACAAGAGGCTGCAGGCTCTCTGGGTTGTATGTGATAAGCTACCAAAGAACAATAAAACCAACCTGAG GTATCTGGTGAAGTTTCTATCCAAACTGGCTCAGGACAGCGAGGTGAACAAAATGACGCCTAGCAACATCGCCATCGTCCTGGGACCCAATCTGATGTGGGCCAAGACTGAGGG GAGTCTGGCTGAGATGGCTGCAGCTACCTCTGTGCACGTGGTGGCCATCGTGGAGCCCATCATCCAGCATGCTGACTGGTTCTTTCCAGAGG ATGTGGAGTTCAACGTGTCCGGCATGTTTGCGATGCCAACGCCTGCATCCAACCACAACAATCACCTTGACTACGACTGTGCCACCATTGAGAGGAAGAGGCCTGTCAGTATGGTGGGACCAGACAACGACATGACGCGCAAAGACAA CACCCCTAACAAGCACTCGGACCACACCCTCCGTAGAGGCAGTAACACCTTAGGTAGAAAGCAGCACACTTCACCCGCCTTCCAGCCTCCTTTACCCCCTGTGGAGGCTCCAGGGCAGGGGCACGGGGCCGGGCAGGTCCCCCAGCCCTCAGCCGAGCCCCAGCCCCAGCCTCAGCCACAAGCTCCATCAGGGGGTTCAGGGACTGACACTTCCCAACATAGTTTGGCGCAGAATCTGGCTGCTCTcgctgcagctcagcagcttctagCCCAGCACACAGAGGAGCTCAG CAACCCAAAGCTACGTGACTCCACACCTGCCCAgactcctctgctgcagaggaacgGCTCTGCTGGAGGAGGCCAGGCTGCAGGCCAGCTGGGCACCGGAACTCCAGGGGCTGGATCCATGGGGCCCAGTCCACATATGATGCGTAGAG GTACCAAGAAGCAGGCCCCCGCCCCTCCCAAACCGACAAACCCTCCACCCAGCCAGCCCTGTAATTCACTGAACCAAACCTCCTCCTCAGGCTCATCCCAGTCCCTCAGTCCTACCCCCAGACCCCTGTCCAGCCACTCGCCCACCTCGCCCACTTCTCCCACCTCGCAGCCGTGTGCCACGCCCAGACGCCACTCCAGTAACCAGCCCCCCATCCAGGCGCCCAGCCATCCACCCCCAGAACCTCCGACGCAGGCCAGCCCTCCACCGCAGCAGGCGTCGCTCGGCCAGTCCGGCGGGGACCAGCGGAGCGCCGACCCCTCACCTCCGGGCACCCCGTCCCCTCCTGACACCCCTCCGCCCTCCAACAACACCCAGGATGCAGTCGCCCCTCCGTCCCCGTCCCCCTACCAGTCGGGCTCCCTCCCCCGGCCGCGACCCGTCCCCAAACCCCGGAACAGACCGAGCGTCCCGCCACCACCCCAGCCCACCACACCGGCCAGTGACACCAACGGGATCTGTGCCACTGCTTACAAGATGATGG
- the arhgap17a gene encoding rho GTPase-activating protein 17a isoform X3, which produces MKKQFNRMKQLANQTVGRAEKTEVLSDDLLQIERRMELVRVVSHNTHKRMVSCLQGHIGADAEKRHSVPRLYTGNGQKKLPLTSLSQAMVEGGNQLGEDSLIGKMMEVCGDAENRLASELMLHELQIEKDVLDPLSQLAEVDIPNILKQRKQLAKLVLDYDSARARWLQATKSIISGTNTQALTAKADLLKEEMDESMNKVELCKDQLAADMYSFFSKEGDYACYFVTLLEAQADYHRKSLTVLENVLPTIQAQQDSWTEKPAFGTGLDEHLKRSGREIALPLEACVMMLLETGMKEEGLFRIAAGASKLKKLKAALDCSTSQLEEFYSDPHAVAGALKSYLRELPEPLMSYQLYDEWIQASSVSDPDKRLQALWVVCDKLPKNNKTNLRYLVKFLSKLAQDSEVNKMTPSNIAIVLGPNLMWAKTEGSLAEMAAATSVHVVAIVEPIIQHADWFFPEDVEFNVSGMFAMPTPASNHNNHLDYDCATIERKRPVSMVGPDNDMTRKDNTPNKHSDHTLRRGSNTLGRKQHTSPAFQPPLPPVEAPGQGHGAGQVPQPSAEPQPQPQPQAPSGGSGTDTSQHSLAQNLAALAAAQQLLAQHTEELSNPKLRDSTPAQTPLLQRNGSAGGGQAAGQLGTGTPGAGSMGPSPHMMRRGTKKQAPAPPKPTNPPPSQPCNSLNQTSSSGSSQSLSPTPRPLSSHSPTSPTSPTSQPCATPRRHSSNQPPIQAPSHPPPEPPTQASPPPQQASLGQSGGDQRSADPSPPGTPSPPDTPPPSNNTQDAVAPPSPSPYQSGSLPRPRPVPKPRNRPSVPPPPQPTTPASDTNGICATAYKMMDPAMSFKGLSRALVPELAVDQQPATASSSSSSSFLPPPRDCDLDTESTVL; this is translated from the exons ATGAAGAAGCAGTTCAATCGCATGAAACAGCTCGCCAATCAAACAGTTGGCAG AGCGGAGAAAACAGAAGTCCTCAGCGATGACCTCCTACAG ATTGAGCGGCGCATGGAGCTGGTGCGTGTGGTgtcccacaacacacacaagaggaTGGTGTCATGTCTACAGGGACACATCGGTGCAGATGCAGAGAAGAGACAT TCCGTACCACGCCTCTATACAGGAAACGGTCAG AAAAAACTTCCCCTGACTTCCCTATCCCAGGCGATGGTGGAAGGCGGAAACCAGTTGGGAGAAGACTCCTTGATAGG GAAGATGATGGAAGTGTGCGGCGACGCTGAGAACCGTCTGGCATCAGAACTGATGCTACATGAGCTGCAGATAGAGAAGGACGTTCTGGATCCCCTCAGCCAGCTAGCAGAG GTGGACATTCCTAACATCCTGAAGCAGAGGAAACAGCTGGCCAAATTGGTGCTGGACTATGATTCTGCCAGAGCAAG ATGGTTGCAGGCAACCAAGTCAATAATCTCAGGAACAAACACTCAAGCACTGACGGCCAAGGCTGACCTACTCaaggaggagatggatgagTCCATGAACAAAGTGGAGCTTTGCAAG GATCAACTCGCTGCAGATATGTACAGTTTTTTCTCAAAAGAAGGGGACTATGCCTGCTACTTCGTAACA ctcttAGAAGCTCAAGCTGATTACCACAGAAAGTCTCTCACTGTTCTGGAGAATGTCTTGCCAACCATCCAGGCACAGCAAG ACTCGTGGACAGAGAAGCCTGCATTTGGCACCGGGCTGGACGAACACCTGAAGAGGAGCGGGAGGGAGATCGCCCTGCCGTTAGAGGCCTGTGTCATGATGCTTCTAGAGACCGGCATGAAGGAAGAG GGTCTATTCAGAATCGCAGCCGGGGCATCCAAGCTAAAGAAGCTAAAGGCAGCGTTGGACTGTTCCACGTCGCAACTGGAGGAGTTCTACTCCGACCCCCACGCTGTTGCGG GAGCACTGAAGTCGTACCTGAGGGAACTCCCTGAACCTCTAATGTCTTATCAGCTTTACGATGAATGGATCCAAGCATCCAG TGTGTCAGATCCCGACAAGAGGCTGCAGGCTCTCTGGGTTGTATGTGATAAGCTACCAAAGAACAATAAAACCAACCTGAG GTATCTGGTGAAGTTTCTATCCAAACTGGCTCAGGACAGCGAGGTGAACAAAATGACGCCTAGCAACATCGCCATCGTCCTGGGACCCAATCTGATGTGGGCCAAGACTGAGGG GAGTCTGGCTGAGATGGCTGCAGCTACCTCTGTGCACGTGGTGGCCATCGTGGAGCCCATCATCCAGCATGCTGACTGGTTCTTTCCAGAGG ATGTGGAGTTCAACGTGTCCGGCATGTTTGCGATGCCAACGCCTGCATCCAACCACAACAATCACCTTGACTACGACTGTGCCACCATTGAGAGGAAGAGGCCTGTCAGTATGGTGGGACCAGACAACGACATGACGCGCAAAGACAA CACCCCTAACAAGCACTCGGACCACACCCTCCGTAGAGGCAGTAACACCTTAGGTAGAAAGCAGCACACTTCACCCGCCTTCCAGCCTCCTTTACCCCCTGTGGAGGCTCCAGGGCAGGGGCACGGGGCCGGGCAGGTCCCCCAGCCCTCAGCCGAGCCCCAGCCCCAGCCTCAGCCACAAGCTCCATCAGGGGGTTCAGGGACTGACACTTCCCAACATAGTTTGGCGCAGAATCTGGCTGCTCTcgctgcagctcagcagcttctagCCCAGCACACAGAGGAGCTCAG CAACCCAAAGCTACGTGACTCCACACCTGCCCAgactcctctgctgcagaggaacgGCTCTGCTGGAGGAGGCCAGGCTGCAGGCCAGCTGGGCACCGGAACTCCAGGGGCTGGATCCATGGGGCCCAGTCCACATATGATGCGTAGAG GTACCAAGAAGCAGGCCCCCGCCCCTCCCAAACCGACAAACCCTCCACCCAGCCAGCCCTGTAATTCACTGAACCAAACCTCCTCCTCAGGCTCATCCCAGTCCCTCAGTCCTACCCCCAGACCCCTGTCCAGCCACTCGCCCACCTCGCCCACTTCTCCCACCTCGCAGCCGTGTGCCACGCCCAGACGCCACTCCAGTAACCAGCCCCCCATCCAGGCGCCCAGCCATCCACCCCCAGAACCTCCGACGCAGGCCAGCCCTCCACCGCAGCAGGCGTCGCTCGGCCAGTCCGGCGGGGACCAGCGGAGCGCCGACCCCTCACCTCCGGGCACCCCGTCCCCTCCTGACACCCCTCCGCCCTCCAACAACACCCAGGATGCAGTCGCCCCTCCGTCCCCGTCCCCCTACCAGTCGGGCTCCCTCCCCCGGCCGCGACCCGTCCCCAAACCCCGGAACAGACCGAGCGTCCCGCCACCACCCCAGCCCACCACACCGGCCAGTGACACCAACGGGATCTGTGCCACTGCTTACAAGATGATGG
- the arhgap17a gene encoding rho GTPase-activating protein 17a isoform X1 produces MELDLISHRHCRHTVVLVYGDNVNSSDKIANKSSQEIERRMELVRVVSHNTHKRMVSCLQGHIGADAEKRHSVPRLYTGNGQKKLPLTSLSQAMVEGGNQLGEDSLIGKMMEVCGDAENRLASELMLHELQIEKDVLDPLSQLAEVDIPNILKQRKQLAKLVLDYDSARARWLQATKSIISGTNTQALTAKADLLKEEMDESMNKVELCKDQLAADMYSFFSKEGDYACYFVTLLEAQADYHRKSLTVLENVLPTIQAQQDSWTEKPAFGTGLDEHLKRSGREIALPLEACVMMLLETGMKEEGLFRIAAGASKLKKLKAALDCSTSQLEEFYSDPHAVAGALKSYLRELPEPLMSYQLYDEWIQASSVSDPDKRLQALWVVCDKLPKNNKTNLRYLVKFLSKLAQDSEVNKMTPSNIAIVLGPNLMWAKTEGSLAEMAAATSVHVVAIVEPIIQHADWFFPEDVEFNVSGMFAMPTPASNHNNHLDYDCATIERKRPVSMVGPDNDMTRKDNTPNKHSDHTLRRGSNTLGRKQHTSPAFQPPLPPVEAPGQGHGAGQVPQPSAEPQPQPQPQAPSGGSGTDTSQHSLAQNLAALAAAQQLLAQHTEELSNPKLRDSTPAQTPLLQRNGSAGGGQAAGQLGTGTPGAGSMGPSPHMMRRGTKKQAPAPPKPTNPPPSQPCNSLNQTSSSGSSQSLSPTPRPLSSHSPTSPTSPTSQPCATPRRHSSNQPPIQAPSHPPPEPPTQASPPPQQASLGQSGGDQRSADPSPPGTPSPPDTPPPSNNTQDAVAPPSPSPYQSGSLPRPRPVPKPRNRPSVPPPPQPTTPASDTNGICATAYKMMDPAMSFKGLSRALVPELAVDQQPATASSSSSSSFLPPPRDCDLDTESTVL; encoded by the exons ATGGAACTGGACCTCATCAGCCATCGACATTGCAGACACACGGTTGTGTTGGTTTATGGAGACAACGTTAACAGTTCTGACAAGATTGCAAACAAGTCAAGTCAAgag ATTGAGCGGCGCATGGAGCTGGTGCGTGTGGTgtcccacaacacacacaagaggaTGGTGTCATGTCTACAGGGACACATCGGTGCAGATGCAGAGAAGAGACAT TCCGTACCACGCCTCTATACAGGAAACGGTCAG AAAAAACTTCCCCTGACTTCCCTATCCCAGGCGATGGTGGAAGGCGGAAACCAGTTGGGAGAAGACTCCTTGATAGG GAAGATGATGGAAGTGTGCGGCGACGCTGAGAACCGTCTGGCATCAGAACTGATGCTACATGAGCTGCAGATAGAGAAGGACGTTCTGGATCCCCTCAGCCAGCTAGCAGAG GTGGACATTCCTAACATCCTGAAGCAGAGGAAACAGCTGGCCAAATTGGTGCTGGACTATGATTCTGCCAGAGCAAG ATGGTTGCAGGCAACCAAGTCAATAATCTCAGGAACAAACACTCAAGCACTGACGGCCAAGGCTGACCTACTCaaggaggagatggatgagTCCATGAACAAAGTGGAGCTTTGCAAG GATCAACTCGCTGCAGATATGTACAGTTTTTTCTCAAAAGAAGGGGACTATGCCTGCTACTTCGTAACA ctcttAGAAGCTCAAGCTGATTACCACAGAAAGTCTCTCACTGTTCTGGAGAATGTCTTGCCAACCATCCAGGCACAGCAAG ACTCGTGGACAGAGAAGCCTGCATTTGGCACCGGGCTGGACGAACACCTGAAGAGGAGCGGGAGGGAGATCGCCCTGCCGTTAGAGGCCTGTGTCATGATGCTTCTAGAGACCGGCATGAAGGAAGAG GGTCTATTCAGAATCGCAGCCGGGGCATCCAAGCTAAAGAAGCTAAAGGCAGCGTTGGACTGTTCCACGTCGCAACTGGAGGAGTTCTACTCCGACCCCCACGCTGTTGCGG GAGCACTGAAGTCGTACCTGAGGGAACTCCCTGAACCTCTAATGTCTTATCAGCTTTACGATGAATGGATCCAAGCATCCAG TGTGTCAGATCCCGACAAGAGGCTGCAGGCTCTCTGGGTTGTATGTGATAAGCTACCAAAGAACAATAAAACCAACCTGAG GTATCTGGTGAAGTTTCTATCCAAACTGGCTCAGGACAGCGAGGTGAACAAAATGACGCCTAGCAACATCGCCATCGTCCTGGGACCCAATCTGATGTGGGCCAAGACTGAGGG GAGTCTGGCTGAGATGGCTGCAGCTACCTCTGTGCACGTGGTGGCCATCGTGGAGCCCATCATCCAGCATGCTGACTGGTTCTTTCCAGAGG ATGTGGAGTTCAACGTGTCCGGCATGTTTGCGATGCCAACGCCTGCATCCAACCACAACAATCACCTTGACTACGACTGTGCCACCATTGAGAGGAAGAGGCCTGTCAGTATGGTGGGACCAGACAACGACATGACGCGCAAAGACAA CACCCCTAACAAGCACTCGGACCACACCCTCCGTAGAGGCAGTAACACCTTAGGTAGAAAGCAGCACACTTCACCCGCCTTCCAGCCTCCTTTACCCCCTGTGGAGGCTCCAGGGCAGGGGCACGGGGCCGGGCAGGTCCCCCAGCCCTCAGCCGAGCCCCAGCCCCAGCCTCAGCCACAAGCTCCATCAGGGGGTTCAGGGACTGACACTTCCCAACATAGTTTGGCGCAGAATCTGGCTGCTCTcgctgcagctcagcagcttctagCCCAGCACACAGAGGAGCTCAG CAACCCAAAGCTACGTGACTCCACACCTGCCCAgactcctctgctgcagaggaacgGCTCTGCTGGAGGAGGCCAGGCTGCAGGCCAGCTGGGCACCGGAACTCCAGGGGCTGGATCCATGGGGCCCAGTCCACATATGATGCGTAGAG GTACCAAGAAGCAGGCCCCCGCCCCTCCCAAACCGACAAACCCTCCACCCAGCCAGCCCTGTAATTCACTGAACCAAACCTCCTCCTCAGGCTCATCCCAGTCCCTCAGTCCTACCCCCAGACCCCTGTCCAGCCACTCGCCCACCTCGCCCACTTCTCCCACCTCGCAGCCGTGTGCCACGCCCAGACGCCACTCCAGTAACCAGCCCCCCATCCAGGCGCCCAGCCATCCACCCCCAGAACCTCCGACGCAGGCCAGCCCTCCACCGCAGCAGGCGTCGCTCGGCCAGTCCGGCGGGGACCAGCGGAGCGCCGACCCCTCACCTCCGGGCACCCCGTCCCCTCCTGACACCCCTCCGCCCTCCAACAACACCCAGGATGCAGTCGCCCCTCCGTCCCCGTCCCCCTACCAGTCGGGCTCCCTCCCCCGGCCGCGACCCGTCCCCAAACCCCGGAACAGACCGAGCGTCCCGCCACCACCCCAGCCCACCACACCGGCCAGTGACACCAACGGGATCTGTGCCACTGCTTACAAGATGATGG